The following are encoded together in the Coffea arabica cultivar ET-39 chromosome 1c, Coffea Arabica ET-39 HiFi, whole genome shotgun sequence genome:
- the LOC140004204 gene encoding uncharacterized CRM domain-containing protein At3g25440, chloroplastic-like isoform X2, translated as MKPNLRKHMQRPKNPPFPAKKDRIALHCFLSVPLQLLDSKMMVRRLNSASAKLRHLFSNQSNHLFFLPYLSNSILSKPSVCGVLCKDFGRESLIGQGYGFQKCNLGGISWIHSGRSLSRADKAVDSNGNVGDGGDGFSEVKKKRKKLKGKRAVVRWLKFFRWKKKKDYERMTAEEKIVYKLKKARKKEERLVESLQKIEPKESSETTHDPEILTPEEHFYFLKMGQKCKNYVPVGRRGIYQGVILNMHLHWKKHQTLKVVVKTFSPEEVRGIAAELARLSGGIVLDIEDDNTIIMYRGKNYSQPPTEIMSPRSTLSRKKALDKSKYRDALRAVRRCIPRLEQDLELLQAQVESKVDASAENQSTTAETVDSTSPSDLTLEGSERLKELISKSDELNEDDDSMMDSGLNSDSDALSDIFETESESENEEKSEQHLYLDVFEKFPPQRNVEIEDFEEHLRQISADSRREKSSGQGVNVPDLDEVDKMVIQAASLLKNKRRR; from the exons ATGAAGCCCAATCTACGCAAACATATGCAAAGGCCTAAAAACCCCCCTTTTCCCGCAAAGAAAGATCGGATAGCTCTTCACTGCTTTCTTTCTGTTCCCTTACAATTGTTGGACTCCAAGATGATGGTTAGGAGATTAAATTCTGCTTCAGCAAAACTTAGACATCTATTCTCTAATCAGTCTAATCATTTGTTCTTCTTGCCTTACTTATCTAATTCCATTCTTTCCAAGCCCAG TGTCTGTGGCGTCTTGTGCAAGGATTTTGGTAGAGAATCCTTAATTGGGCAAGGTTATGGATTCCAAAAGTGCAATCTTGGAGGTATTTCGTGGATACATTCTGGTCGATCTTTAAGCAGAGCAGATAAAGCTGTTGACAGCAATGGAAATGTTGGTGATGGTGGGGATGGTTTCAGTGAGgtaaagaagaagaggaagaaactcAAGGGAAAAAGGGCTGTGGTGAGGTGGTTGAAGTTCTTCAggtggaaaaagaagaaagactaTGAGAGAATGACTGCCGAAGAAAAAATTGTTTACAAATTGAAAAAG GCTcggaaaaaagaggaaaggcTTGTTGAATCTCTTCAAAAGATTGAGCCCAAGGAGTCATCTGAAACTACACATGATCCCGAGATATTGACTCCAGAAGAACACTTTTACTTTTTGAAGATGGGTCAGAAATGTAAGAATTATGTGCCTGTTGGAAGGCGAGGCATATACCAAGGTGTGATCCTAAATATGCACTTGCATTGGAAAAAGCATCAGACTTTGAAAGTGGTAGTGAAGACATTCTCTCCTGAAGAGGTCAGGGGGATTGCTGCTGAGCTGGCACGATTAAGCGGTGGGATTGTGCTTGACATTGAGGATGACAACACTATTATTATGTATAGGGGAAAAAACTACTCTCAGCCGCCAACAGAGATAATGTCTCCCCGGAGCACTCTCTCTAGGAAGAAG GCTTTGGATAAATCCAAATATAGGGATGCATTAAGAGCTGTTAGGAGATGTATTCCTAGACTTGAGCAGGACCTTGAGCTTCTTCAAGCACAGGTAGAAAGCAAGGTTGATGCTTCTGCAGAAAATCAATCAACAACTGCTGAAACTGTTGACTCTACGTCGCCCTCAGACCTAACATTGGAGGGATCAGAAAGATTGAAAGAGTTGATATCTAAAAGTGATGAACTCAATGAGGATGATGACTCAATGATGGATTCGGGGTTGAATTCAGATTCTGATGCTTTATCAGATATATTTGAAACTGAGTCTGAGTCAGAGAATGAGGAGAAGTCGGAGCAGCATCTCTATCTAGATGTGTTTGAAAAGTTTCCGCCGCAAAGGAATGtagaaatagaagattttgaAGAGCATCTGCGTCAAATATCGGCTGACTCAAGAAGAGAGAAATCATCAGGTCAGGGTGTAAATGTACCTGATCTTGATGAGGTTGATAAGATGGTTATACAAGCAGCATCACTTCTGAAGAACAAGAGGAGACGATGA
- the LOC113712964 gene encoding calmodulin-like protein 3: MDPGELRRVFQMFDRNGDGKITKKELNDSLQNLGIYIPEKDLIQMIDKIDVNRDGYVDIDEFGSLYQTIMDERDEEEDMREAFNVFDQNGDGFITVEELRSVLSSLGLKQGRTLEDCKLMIKKVDVDGDGMVNYREFRQMMKGGGFAALT; the protein is encoded by the coding sequence ATGGATCCGGGAGAGCTCCGTCGGGTTTTCCAGATGTTCGACCGCAACGGCGACGGAAAAATTACAAAGAAGGAGCTGAATGACTCGCTACAGAACTTGGGAATTTACATCCCAGAAAAAGATCTCATCCAAATGATCGATAAGATTGACGTTAACCGAGACGGATATGTAGATATCGACGAGTTTGGGTCGTTGTACCAAACAATAATGGACGAGAGAGACGAGGAGGAGGACATGAGGGAAGCTTTCAAcgtttttgatcaaaacggaGACGGATTTATTACGGTGGAAGAGTTGAGATCGGTGTTGTCGTCGCTCGGGTTGAAACAAGGGAGAACCTTGGAAGACTGCAAGTTGATGATCAAGAAAGTTGACGTGGATGGAGATGGAATGGTAAATTACAGGGAATTCAGGCAGATGATGAAGGGTGGTGGATTTGCTGCCTTAACTTGA
- the LOC140004204 gene encoding uncharacterized CRM domain-containing protein At3g25440, chloroplastic-like isoform X1 yields MKPNLRKHMQRPKNPPFPAKKDRIALHCFLSVPLQLLDSKMMVRRLNSASAKLRHLFSNQSNHLFFLPYLSNSILSKPSSVCGVLCKDFGRESLIGQGYGFQKCNLGGISWIHSGRSLSRADKAVDSNGNVGDGGDGFSEVKKKRKKLKGKRAVVRWLKFFRWKKKKDYERMTAEEKIVYKLKKARKKEERLVESLQKIEPKESSETTHDPEILTPEEHFYFLKMGQKCKNYVPVGRRGIYQGVILNMHLHWKKHQTLKVVVKTFSPEEVRGIAAELARLSGGIVLDIEDDNTIIMYRGKNYSQPPTEIMSPRSTLSRKKALDKSKYRDALRAVRRCIPRLEQDLELLQAQVESKVDASAENQSTTAETVDSTSPSDLTLEGSERLKELISKSDELNEDDDSMMDSGLNSDSDALSDIFETESESENEEKSEQHLYLDVFEKFPPQRNVEIEDFEEHLRQISADSRREKSSGQGVNVPDLDEVDKMVIQAASLLKNKRRR; encoded by the exons ATGAAGCCCAATCTACGCAAACATATGCAAAGGCCTAAAAACCCCCCTTTTCCCGCAAAGAAAGATCGGATAGCTCTTCACTGCTTTCTTTCTGTTCCCTTACAATTGTTGGACTCCAAGATGATGGTTAGGAGATTAAATTCTGCTTCAGCAAAACTTAGACATCTATTCTCTAATCAGTCTAATCATTTGTTCTTCTTGCCTTACTTATCTAATTCCATTCTTTCCAAGCCCAG TAGTGTCTGTGGCGTCTTGTGCAAGGATTTTGGTAGAGAATCCTTAATTGGGCAAGGTTATGGATTCCAAAAGTGCAATCTTGGAGGTATTTCGTGGATACATTCTGGTCGATCTTTAAGCAGAGCAGATAAAGCTGTTGACAGCAATGGAAATGTTGGTGATGGTGGGGATGGTTTCAGTGAGgtaaagaagaagaggaagaaactcAAGGGAAAAAGGGCTGTGGTGAGGTGGTTGAAGTTCTTCAggtggaaaaagaagaaagactaTGAGAGAATGACTGCCGAAGAAAAAATTGTTTACAAATTGAAAAAG GCTcggaaaaaagaggaaaggcTTGTTGAATCTCTTCAAAAGATTGAGCCCAAGGAGTCATCTGAAACTACACATGATCCCGAGATATTGACTCCAGAAGAACACTTTTACTTTTTGAAGATGGGTCAGAAATGTAAGAATTATGTGCCTGTTGGAAGGCGAGGCATATACCAAGGTGTGATCCTAAATATGCACTTGCATTGGAAAAAGCATCAGACTTTGAAAGTGGTAGTGAAGACATTCTCTCCTGAAGAGGTCAGGGGGATTGCTGCTGAGCTGGCACGATTAAGCGGTGGGATTGTGCTTGACATTGAGGATGACAACACTATTATTATGTATAGGGGAAAAAACTACTCTCAGCCGCCAACAGAGATAATGTCTCCCCGGAGCACTCTCTCTAGGAAGAAG GCTTTGGATAAATCCAAATATAGGGATGCATTAAGAGCTGTTAGGAGATGTATTCCTAGACTTGAGCAGGACCTTGAGCTTCTTCAAGCACAGGTAGAAAGCAAGGTTGATGCTTCTGCAGAAAATCAATCAACAACTGCTGAAACTGTTGACTCTACGTCGCCCTCAGACCTAACATTGGAGGGATCAGAAAGATTGAAAGAGTTGATATCTAAAAGTGATGAACTCAATGAGGATGATGACTCAATGATGGATTCGGGGTTGAATTCAGATTCTGATGCTTTATCAGATATATTTGAAACTGAGTCTGAGTCAGAGAATGAGGAGAAGTCGGAGCAGCATCTCTATCTAGATGTGTTTGAAAAGTTTCCGCCGCAAAGGAATGtagaaatagaagattttgaAGAGCATCTGCGTCAAATATCGGCTGACTCAAGAAGAGAGAAATCATCAGGTCAGGGTGTAAATGTACCTGATCTTGATGAGGTTGATAAGATGGTTATACAAGCAGCATCACTTCTGAAGAACAAGAGGAGACGATGA
- the LOC140004204 gene encoding uncharacterized CRM domain-containing protein At3g25440, chloroplastic-like isoform X3, with protein MTAEEKIVYKLKKARKKEERLVESLQKIEPKESSETTHDPEILTPEEHFYFLKMGQKCKNYVPVGRRGIYQGVILNMHLHWKKHQTLKVVVKTFSPEEVRGIAAELARLSGGIVLDIEDDNTIIMYRGKNYSQPPTEIMSPRSTLSRKKALDKSKYRDALRAVRRCIPRLEQDLELLQAQVESKVDASAENQSTTAETVDSTSPSDLTLEGSERLKELISKSDELNEDDDSMMDSGLNSDSDALSDIFETESESENEEKSEQHLYLDVFEKFPPQRNVEIEDFEEHLRQISADSRREKSSGQGVNVPDLDEVDKMVIQAASLLKNKRRR; from the exons ATGACTGCCGAAGAAAAAATTGTTTACAAATTGAAAAAG GCTcggaaaaaagaggaaaggcTTGTTGAATCTCTTCAAAAGATTGAGCCCAAGGAGTCATCTGAAACTACACATGATCCCGAGATATTGACTCCAGAAGAACACTTTTACTTTTTGAAGATGGGTCAGAAATGTAAGAATTATGTGCCTGTTGGAAGGCGAGGCATATACCAAGGTGTGATCCTAAATATGCACTTGCATTGGAAAAAGCATCAGACTTTGAAAGTGGTAGTGAAGACATTCTCTCCTGAAGAGGTCAGGGGGATTGCTGCTGAGCTGGCACGATTAAGCGGTGGGATTGTGCTTGACATTGAGGATGACAACACTATTATTATGTATAGGGGAAAAAACTACTCTCAGCCGCCAACAGAGATAATGTCTCCCCGGAGCACTCTCTCTAGGAAGAAG GCTTTGGATAAATCCAAATATAGGGATGCATTAAGAGCTGTTAGGAGATGTATTCCTAGACTTGAGCAGGACCTTGAGCTTCTTCAAGCACAGGTAGAAAGCAAGGTTGATGCTTCTGCAGAAAATCAATCAACAACTGCTGAAACTGTTGACTCTACGTCGCCCTCAGACCTAACATTGGAGGGATCAGAAAGATTGAAAGAGTTGATATCTAAAAGTGATGAACTCAATGAGGATGATGACTCAATGATGGATTCGGGGTTGAATTCAGATTCTGATGCTTTATCAGATATATTTGAAACTGAGTCTGAGTCAGAGAATGAGGAGAAGTCGGAGCAGCATCTCTATCTAGATGTGTTTGAAAAGTTTCCGCCGCAAAGGAATGtagaaatagaagattttgaAGAGCATCTGCGTCAAATATCGGCTGACTCAAGAAGAGAGAAATCATCAGGTCAGGGTGTAAATGTACCTGATCTTGATGAGGTTGATAAGATGGTTATACAAGCAGCATCACTTCTGAAGAACAAGAGGAGACGATGA